A window from Rhodocyclaceae bacterium encodes these proteins:
- a CDS encoding oxygen-independent coproporphyrinogen III oxidase-like protein — protein sequence MSILKSAPVALPSRRLASLPPLSLYIHLPWCLRKCPYCDFNSHEVRGDMPWERYVDALVADLEAVLPLVWGRRVYTLFIGGGTPSLFPAESIDRLLGAVRARLPLDAAAEVTLEANPGTFERGKFRAFRDAGITRLSVGVQSFSAAALKALGRVHDADEARAAVEGALLLFDRVNVDLMYALPGQSPEQALADVSIALGLGARHVSAYQLTLEPNTVFHRYPPVLPDEDGAELIEQAVHGRLAEAGLERYEVSAFAAAGHRARHNLNYWTFGDYIGIGAGAHAKLSLPDRIFRQVRHRQPQRFIDTAIAGDAVYEQHDVESSQLGFEFMLNALRLVEGVPVALFAERTGLPITALAPALEVAEARGLLQRDHLALRPTALGLRYLNDLVSLFLPDSE from the coding sequence ATGAGCATCCTGAAATCCGCGCCGGTTGCGCTGCCTTCGCGCAGGCTCGCCAGCCTGCCGCCGCTGTCACTGTACATCCACCTGCCGTGGTGCCTGCGCAAGTGTCCCTATTGCGACTTCAATTCGCACGAGGTGCGCGGCGACATGCCCTGGGAGCGGTATGTCGACGCGCTGGTCGCAGACCTCGAGGCGGTGCTGCCGCTGGTCTGGGGACGCCGGGTGTACACGCTGTTCATCGGCGGCGGTACGCCCAGCCTGTTTCCCGCAGAGTCGATCGACCGGCTGCTCGGTGCAGTACGCGCACGGCTGCCGCTCGATGCAGCGGCCGAAGTGACGCTGGAGGCGAACCCCGGTACTTTCGAGCGCGGAAAGTTCCGTGCCTTCCGCGATGCCGGCATCACCCGGCTGTCGGTCGGCGTGCAGTCGTTCAGCGCCGCGGCCCTGAAGGCGCTCGGCCGTGTTCACGATGCCGACGAGGCGCGGGCGGCTGTCGAGGGCGCGCTGTTGCTGTTCGATCGTGTCAACGTCGACCTGATGTACGCGCTGCCAGGACAGTCGCCGGAGCAGGCGCTGGCCGACGTGTCGATCGCCCTCGGGTTGGGGGCGCGCCATGTCTCGGCCTACCAGCTCACGCTCGAGCCCAATACGGTGTTCCACCGCTATCCGCCGGTGCTGCCGGACGAGGACGGCGCGGAGCTCATCGAGCAGGCGGTGCACGGGCGGCTCGCCGAAGCAGGGCTGGAACGCTACGAGGTGTCGGCGTTCGCAGCGGCGGGGCACCGTGCACGACACAACCTGAACTACTGGACCTTCGGCGACTACATCGGCATCGGTGCCGGTGCGCATGCCAAGCTGTCGCTGCCCGACCGCATCTTCCGGCAGGTGCGCCATCGGCAGCCGCAGCGGTTCATCGACACGGCAATCGCCGGCGATGCCGTCTACGAACAGCACGACGTCGAGTCGTCGCAGCTGGGCTTCGAGTTCATGCTCAATGCGCTGCGCCTGGTCGAAGGCGTTCCGGTGGCGCTGTTCGCGGAACGCACCGGCCTGCCGATCACCGCGCTCGCACCGGCGCTGGAGGTCGCCGAGGCGCGCGGGCTGCTGCAGCGCGACCACCTGGCGCTGCGACCGACGGCGCTGGGACTGCGATACCTGAACGACCTGGTATCCCTGTTCCTGCCCGACTCCGAATGA
- a CDS encoding cupin domain-containing protein, translated as MGAARHPMPPEVKDLSLEQIMDQYVALYSERVPDWYAFEDAKIEGWKRAQHRFIGAGASGKHGDPDVIPARGFTLTIMFVNPGQGNAAHTHESEECFFVLKGFLDVFLEDETGRQVWKRLGPWDCVSCPPGVIHGYENRSLEPVYFQVMHGRAKPETMGYADASLYDRRDEHLKAAPTSAVDKPI; from the coding sequence ATGGGAGCCGCCCGCCACCCGATGCCACCCGAAGTGAAGGATCTCTCGCTCGAGCAGATCATGGACCAGTACGTCGCGCTCTACTCGGAGCGTGTCCCCGACTGGTATGCGTTCGAGGACGCGAAGATCGAGGGATGGAAGCGGGCACAGCACCGCTTCATCGGCGCCGGCGCCTCCGGCAAGCATGGCGATCCGGACGTGATCCCGGCGCGCGGCTTCACGCTCACCATAATGTTCGTGAACCCCGGCCAGGGCAACGCCGCCCATACCCATGAGTCGGAGGAGTGCTTCTTCGTCCTGAAGGGCTTCCTCGACGTGTTCCTCGAAGACGAGACCGGGCGCCAGGTGTGGAAGCGCCTCGGCCCCTGGGATTGCGTGTCCTGCCCGCCCGGCGTGATCCACGGCTACGAGAACCGCAGCCTGGAGCCGGTGTATTTCCAGGTGATGCATGGCCGGGCGAAGCCCGAGACCATGGGCTACGCCGATGCCTCGCTGTACGACAGGCGCGACGAGCACCTGAAGGCCGCACCCACCTCTGCGGTCGACAAGCCGATCTGA
- a CDS encoding tripartite tricarboxylate transporter substrate binding protein codes for MLAATGAVAPSVFAQPVAGGKTIRIVVPFPPGGSVDVIARLLAARMTELAGQNFLVENRSGATGVIGTEYVARAAADGTTLLLNTLPFVVNVPLMGKVPYDPIRDFAPVSLVATSPAMLVVHPSVPARNLKELIALAKAKPGRMTFSSSGSGSNPHIPAEFMKQLTKADIVHVPYKGGGPALTAVLGGEVDMSFISLVAVLPHVESKRLRSIAVTSIKRVPLAPEVPTMAESGLPGFEFSGWFVLMAPANTPASIVNPLNQLAVKAMQSPEMRERLTKEGAEALGTSPDQVTALLKSELVRWTRLIRENNIKPE; via the coding sequence ATGCTCGCCGCGACCGGCGCCGTCGCGCCTTCGGTGTTTGCCCAGCCAGTCGCCGGCGGCAAGACGATCCGTATCGTCGTGCCGTTCCCGCCCGGTGGCAGCGTCGACGTGATCGCGCGCCTGCTCGCCGCGCGCATGACCGAACTGGCTGGCCAGAACTTCCTGGTCGAGAACCGCTCCGGGGCGACCGGCGTGATCGGTACAGAGTATGTCGCGCGCGCGGCAGCCGACGGGACGACGCTGCTGCTCAACACACTGCCGTTCGTGGTCAACGTGCCGCTGATGGGTAAGGTCCCCTACGACCCGATCCGCGACTTCGCGCCGGTGTCGCTGGTGGCGACCTCCCCCGCGATGCTGGTGGTCCACCCGTCGGTGCCGGCACGCAACCTGAAGGAACTGATCGCGCTCGCGAAGGCGAAGCCCGGCCGGATGACATTCTCGTCATCGGGCAGTGGATCCAACCCGCACATTCCCGCCGAGTTCATGAAGCAGCTGACGAAGGCGGACATCGTGCACGTACCCTACAAGGGCGGCGGTCCGGCCCTGACCGCGGTGCTCGGTGGCGAGGTCGACATGAGCTTCATCAGCCTGGTGGCGGTGTTGCCGCACGTCGAATCGAAGCGCCTGCGTTCGATCGCGGTGACCAGCATCAAGCGCGTGCCGCTGGCGCCAGAGGTGCCCACGATGGCCGAGTCCGGGCTGCCCGGCTTCGAGTTCAGCGGCTGGTTCGTGCTGATGGCACCTGCGAACACGCCGGCGTCGATCGTCAATCCGCTCAACCAGCTGGCGGTCAAGGCGATGCAGTCCCCGGAAATGCGCGAACGCCTGACCAAGGAGGGCGCGGAGGCACTCGGCACTTCACCCGACCAGGTGACCGCACTGCTGAAGAGCGAACTCGTACGCTGGACCCGGCTGATCCGCGAGAACAACATCAAGCCCGAGTGA
- the thiS gene encoding sulfur carrier protein ThiS: MNLSCPDPSSASAATLCLTVNGEHRRFSAPLTCAGLVEALALGGRRIAFERNGEIVPRSRLADTRLADADTVEIVVAVGGG; this comes from the coding sequence ATGAATCTGTCCTGTCCCGACCCCTCGTCCGCTTCGGCGGCCACGCTCTGCCTGACGGTGAATGGCGAGCATCGACGCTTTTCCGCGCCACTTACCTGCGCTGGCCTGGTCGAGGCGCTCGCGCTCGGCGGGCGCCGGATCGCATTCGAAAGAAATGGCGAGATCGTCCCGCGCAGCCGCCTGGCCGACACCAGGCTGGCCGATGCCGACACTGTCGAGATCGTCGTCGCCGTCGGCGGCGGCTGA
- a CDS encoding thiazole synthase — MSTLSTPSPLQVGTRSFQSRLLVGTGKYRDFDETRLAIEASGAQIVTVAIRRTNIGQNQGEPSLLDALPPSRFTMLPNSAGCYTADDAVRTLRLGRELLDGHSLCKLEVLGDPHTLYPNMAETLRAAETLVRDGFDVMVYCSDDPIMAKQLEEIGCVAVMPLASLIGSGMGILNPWNLQIIIGNAKVPVIVDAGVGTASDAAIAMELGCDGVLMNTAIAAAKQPVLMASAMRKAVEAGREAFLAGRMPKKLYSATPSSPTAGLITPGKPA, encoded by the coding sequence ATGTCAACCCTGTCCACGCCGTCCCCGCTGCAGGTCGGAACCCGCAGCTTCCAGTCACGGCTGCTCGTCGGCACCGGCAAGTACCGCGACTTCGACGAGACGCGGCTCGCCATCGAGGCCAGCGGCGCGCAGATCGTGACCGTCGCGATCCGGCGCACGAACATCGGCCAGAACCAGGGCGAGCCGAGCCTGCTCGACGCGCTGCCGCCGTCGCGCTTCACGATGCTGCCCAACAGCGCGGGCTGCTACACCGCCGATGACGCGGTGCGCACGTTGCGGCTCGGGCGAGAACTGCTCGATGGCCATTCGCTGTGCAAGCTCGAGGTGCTGGGCGACCCGCATACGCTGTATCCGAACATGGCGGAGACGCTGCGCGCCGCCGAGACGCTGGTGCGCGACGGGTTCGACGTGATGGTGTACTGCAGCGACGACCCGATCATGGCGAAGCAGCTGGAAGAGATCGGGTGCGTGGCAGTGATGCCGCTGGCCAGCCTGATCGGATCCGGCATGGGCATCCTGAACCCGTGGAACCTGCAGATCATCATCGGCAACGCGAAGGTACCGGTGATCGTCGATGCCGGCGTCGGGACGGCGTCCGACGCCGCCATCGCGATGGAACTGGGCTGCGACGGCGTGCTGATGAACACCGCGATCGCGGCGGCGAAGCAGCCGGTGCTGATGGCCTCCGCGATGCGCAAGGCGGTCGAGGCGGGGCGCGAGGCTTTCCTCGCCGGCCGCATGCCGAAGAAGCTCTACAGCGCCACGCCCAGTTCGCCCACCGCGGGCCTGATCACGCCGGGCAAACCGGCTTGA
- a CDS encoding alpha/beta hydrolase, whose amino-acid sequence MDDADAYYEGQYNNRLSIPDAADYNARGVARSTAARARLASKLDLAYGPSARQRIDLYPAATPGAPILSFIHGGYWRSRDKSEFAFVAEPFVAAGITVAMPEYDLTPAVTVGNIVEQMVAAHAWLYRHAGEHGADASRLFIAGHSAGGHLAAMMAATRWTEVDAALPADLVKGAYAVSGLFDLMPMLHFSFNADIRLDAASAKALSPIEHLPPWPVPVRTAAGALESDEFRRQCRTLAEHWPASVKGHIDVPGCHHLSVAEALAEPGNLLFESVRDFVLRGV is encoded by the coding sequence ATGGACGATGCCGACGCCTACTACGAAGGCCAGTACAACAACCGCCTGTCCATACCGGATGCGGCCGACTACAACGCGCGCGGCGTCGCGCGCTCGACCGCGGCGCGCGCGCGCCTGGCGTCGAAGCTCGACCTCGCCTATGGTCCGTCGGCGCGCCAGCGCATCGACCTTTATCCCGCAGCAACCCCGGGCGCGCCGATCCTGTCCTTCATCCATGGCGGCTACTGGCGTTCGCGCGACAAGTCCGAGTTCGCTTTCGTTGCCGAGCCCTTCGTCGCCGCCGGCATCACGGTCGCGATGCCGGAGTACGACCTCACCCCGGCCGTGACGGTCGGCAACATCGTCGAGCAGATGGTGGCCGCCCATGCCTGGCTGTACCGGCATGCGGGCGAACACGGCGCCGATGCATCGAGGCTGTTCATCGCCGGCCACTCCGCGGGTGGGCACCTGGCGGCCATGATGGCGGCCACGCGCTGGACGGAAGTGGATGCAGCACTGCCGGCCGACCTGGTAAAGGGTGCCTATGCGGTCAGCGGCCTGTTCGACCTCATGCCGATGCTGCATTTCTCGTTCAATGCCGACATCCGGCTCGATGCCGCGAGCGCGAAGGCACTGAGCCCGATCGAGCACCTGCCGCCGTGGCCGGTGCCGGTACGCACTGCGGCGGGCGCGCTCGAGAGCGACGAGTTCAGGCGGCAGTGCCGCACGCTCGCCGAGCACTGGCCGGCATCGGTGAAGGGGCACATCGACGTGCCTGGCTGCCACCACCTGTCGGTGGCCGAAGCGCTCGCGGAGCCGGGCAACTTACTGTTCGAATCGGTGCGCGACTTCGTCCTGCGCGGCGTCTGA
- the trmB gene encoding tRNA (guanosine(46)-N7)-methyltransferase TrmB: MSSGDAGTEAQHARHIRSFVLRQGRITQAQQRAYDALLPSFGVPYADARLDPAAAFGRSAPLIVEIGFGMGEGTAQIAAAHPENDYLGIEVHNPGVGSLLDKIGRAGLDNVRIVQHDAVEVMRDMIAPDSLAGAHVFFPDPWHKKRHHKRRLLQAPFVSLLASRIAPGGYLHVATDWEDYAVQILAVLEAEPLLVNTVGRYAPRPAYRPLTRFEQRGVRLGHEVFDLVFRRH, encoded by the coding sequence TTGAGCAGCGGCGATGCGGGCACCGAAGCCCAGCACGCACGGCACATCCGCAGCTTCGTGCTGCGGCAGGGGCGGATCACCCAGGCACAGCAGCGGGCCTACGACGCGCTGCTGCCATCGTTCGGCGTCCCGTATGCGGACGCGCGGCTGGACCCGGCCGCTGCGTTCGGACGCAGCGCGCCGCTGATCGTCGAGATCGGCTTCGGGATGGGCGAAGGCACGGCGCAGATCGCGGCGGCGCACCCCGAGAACGACTACCTCGGTATCGAGGTGCACAACCCGGGCGTCGGCAGCCTGCTCGACAAGATCGGCCGTGCCGGCCTCGACAACGTGCGCATCGTCCAGCACGACGCGGTAGAGGTGATGCGCGACATGATCGCCCCGGACAGCCTGGCGGGCGCACACGTCTTTTTCCCGGATCCCTGGCACAAGAAGCGCCACCACAAGCGGCGCCTGCTGCAGGCACCATTCGTCTCGCTGCTCGCCTCGCGGATCGCGCCCGGCGGCTACCTGCACGTGGCGACCGACTGGGAAGACTATGCGGTGCAGATCCTCGCCGTACTCGAGGCCGAACCGCTGCTCGTCAACACCGTCGGGCGCTATGCACCAAGGCCCGCATACCGGCCGCTGACGCGTTTCGAGCAGCGCGGCGTGCGGCTCGGCCACGAGGTATTCGACCTTGTGTTCCGGCGCCACTGA
- a CDS encoding Gfo/Idh/MocA family oxidoreductase, whose translation MSEPINVGIVGLGRWAKVLTRAARASTSIRIVTGYSRSQEKRDAFQAEFADTGFKSAATMEAMLADPSIKGVIITVPNEQHLPVAEQIAKAGKHIYTEKPIAAELSDGLKIEALQKQYGVTVTVGHSARLLAGVRMMKEKIDAGELGRVGFIEANFSNERALELTPQTWRWYKDRAPGGPLSQLAVHMFDIVHLLGGDVSQVSSIASKLSPVGAEVDDQSMSLVKFGNGTIAYVGTCWTSPGIFSVRVFGSKGLMHYEVDFGTWDTPSNLHKTSALYIQRGKDCYGKREDLTIPASDMFRDELEQFAQSCVTGTVPMLSAHNGNVAIAMMNAALKSIDRNGALVAVDEVMEAARKA comes from the coding sequence ATGAGCGAACCCATCAATGTCGGCATCGTCGGCCTCGGCCGCTGGGCCAAGGTGCTCACCCGCGCGGCACGCGCGTCGACCAGCATCCGCATCGTCACCGGCTACAGCCGGTCGCAGGAAAAGCGCGATGCCTTCCAGGCCGAATTCGCCGACACCGGGTTCAAATCGGCCGCGACGATGGAAGCGATGCTCGCCGACCCGTCGATCAAGGGCGTGATCATCACCGTCCCGAACGAGCAGCACCTGCCAGTCGCGGAACAGATCGCGAAGGCGGGCAAGCACATCTATACCGAGAAGCCGATCGCCGCCGAACTGTCCGACGGCCTGAAGATCGAGGCACTCCAGAAGCAGTACGGCGTGACCGTGACCGTCGGCCACTCCGCCCGGCTGCTGGCCGGCGTGCGCATGATGAAGGAGAAGATCGATGCCGGCGAACTCGGCCGCGTCGGCTTCATCGAGGCCAACTTCTCGAACGAGCGCGCGCTCGAACTGACCCCGCAGACCTGGCGCTGGTACAAGGATCGTGCACCCGGCGGCCCGCTCTCGCAGCTCGCGGTGCACATGTTCGACATCGTCCACCTGCTGGGCGGCGACGTGTCGCAGGTCTCGTCGATTGCGTCCAAGCTGTCCCCGGTCGGCGCCGAGGTCGACGACCAGTCGATGTCGTTGGTCAAGTTCGGCAACGGCACGATCGCCTACGTCGGCACCTGCTGGACCTCGCCGGGCATCTTCTCGGTGCGCGTGTTCGGCTCGAAGGGCCTGATGCACTACGAAGTCGACTTCGGCACCTGGGACACCCCGTCGAACCTGCACAAGACCTCGGCGCTGTACATCCAGCGCGGCAAGGACTGCTACGGCAAGCGCGAAGACCTCACGATCCCGGCGAGCGACATGTTCCGCGACGAACTCGAGCAGTTCGCGCAGAGTTGCGTCACCGGCACCGTGCCGATGCTCTCGGCGCACAACGGCAACGTCGCCATCGCGATGATGAACGCCGCGCTTAAGTCGATCGACCGCAACGGTGCGCTGGTGGCAGTCGACGAAGTGATGGAAGCGGCTCGCAAGGCCTGA
- the aroG gene encoding 3-deoxy-7-phosphoheptulonate synthase AroG: MPHKTDDVRIKELKELAPPSHVVREFPIDEKVSDLVYDTRAKIHRIVHGMDDRLVVIIGPCSIHDPRAALEYVERLAPERKRLAGELEIVMRVYFEKPRTTVGWKGLINDPQLDGSFQINQGLRIAREMLLEINRRGVPAGCEFLDMITPQYIADTVSWGAIGARTTESQSHRELASGLSCPVGFKNGTDGTVKIAVDAIKAAERPHHFLSVTKAGHSAIVSTTGNEDCHIILRGGKAPNYDAASVDAACVELAKSGLAQRLMIDTSHSNSSKKHENQILVAQDIAGQIAGGSDRIIGVMIESHLVAGRQDLVPGKPLTYGQSITDACIAWEDSVPVLDALAAAVKERRSKAANYTGK, encoded by the coding sequence ATGCCGCACAAGACCGATGACGTCCGCATCAAGGAGCTAAAGGAACTCGCGCCGCCGTCGCACGTGGTGCGCGAGTTTCCGATCGACGAAAAGGTGTCCGACCTGGTGTACGACACGCGCGCGAAGATCCACCGGATCGTGCACGGCATGGACGACCGGCTGGTGGTGATCATCGGCCCGTGCTCGATCCACGACCCGCGCGCGGCGCTGGAATACGTCGAGCGGCTCGCCCCGGAGCGCAAGCGGCTCGCCGGCGAACTCGAGATCGTGATGCGCGTCTATTTCGAGAAGCCGCGCACGACCGTCGGCTGGAAGGGACTGATCAACGATCCGCAGCTCGATGGCAGCTTCCAGATCAACCAGGGGCTGCGCATCGCGCGCGAGATGCTGCTCGAGATCAACCGGCGCGGCGTGCCCGCCGGCTGCGAGTTCCTCGACATGATCACGCCGCAGTACATCGCGGACACGGTGAGCTGGGGCGCGATCGGCGCGCGCACCACGGAGAGCCAGTCGCACCGTGAGCTGGCCTCCGGCCTGTCCTGCCCGGTGGGCTTCAAGAACGGCACCGACGGCACGGTGAAGATCGCGGTCGATGCGATCAAGGCCGCCGAGCGCCCGCACCATTTCCTTTCGGTGACCAAGGCCGGGCATTCGGCGATCGTGTCCACCACCGGAAACGAGGACTGCCACATCATCCTGCGCGGCGGCAAGGCACCGAACTACGACGCTGCGAGCGTCGATGCCGCGTGCGTCGAGCTCGCGAAGTCCGGGCTGGCACAGCGCCTGATGATCGATACGAGCCACAGCAACAGCTCGAAGAAGCACGAGAACCAGATCCTGGTCGCGCAGGACATCGCAGGGCAGATTGCCGGCGGCAGCGATCGCATCATCGGCGTGATGATCGAAAGCCACCTGGTTGCCGGCCGCCAGGACCTGGTGCCCGGCAAGCCGCTGACCTACGGCCAGTCGATCACCGATGCCTGCATCGCCTGGGAAGACAGCGTGCCGGTGCTCGATGCGCTGGCCGCCGCGGTGAAGGAGCGTCGATCGAAGGCGGCGAACTATACCGGCAAGTGA
- a CDS encoding GntR family transcriptional regulator codes for MDQPADSAARPAPPAPLAVRALAAPLRQQVVDRLRAAVISGDLAPGQRLTERELIDRVGVSRTVIREALRQLESEGLVETVPNKGPVVRALSRAEAVDLYRIRASLEALAARLFIERAPPEAMDRLAAALRDVEGAYAAGAADGILAAKNGFYAALFDGARSDVLSSMLGGLHARIWRWRAVGLSHADRSRARSTQAIGGLRDLVTAIRSGDAAAAEQAIRDDTAAAAQEVMRLVGND; via the coding sequence ATGGACCAGCCCGCCGATTCCGCTGCCAGACCTGCCCCGCCTGCGCCACTGGCGGTGCGTGCGCTTGCGGCGCCCCTGCGCCAGCAAGTCGTGGACCGGCTGCGCGCGGCGGTGATTTCCGGCGACCTGGCGCCCGGCCAGCGCCTGACCGAGCGCGAACTGATCGACCGCGTGGGCGTGTCGCGCACCGTGATCCGCGAGGCGCTGCGCCAGCTCGAGTCCGAGGGCCTGGTCGAGACGGTGCCCAACAAGGGCCCGGTGGTACGGGCCCTGTCGCGGGCCGAGGCGGTCGACCTGTACCGCATCCGCGCCTCGCTCGAGGCGCTGGCGGCACGGCTGTTCATCGAGCGGGCGCCACCCGAGGCAATGGACCGCCTCGCCGCGGCTCTGCGCGACGTCGAGGGCGCCTATGCGGCGGGCGCCGCCGACGGCATCCTGGCCGCGAAGAACGGCTTCTATGCCGCGCTGTTCGACGGTGCGCGCAGCGACGTGCTGTCCTCGATGCTCGGCGGGCTGCATGCCCGCATCTGGCGCTGGCGCGCGGTCGGCCTGTCGCATGCCGACCGTTCCCGCGCGCGTTCGACGCAGGCGATCGGCGGCCTGCGCGACCTGGTGACGGCGATCCGCAGCGGCGATGCGGCGGCGGCTGAACAGGCGATCCGGGACGACACCGCTGCAGCTGCTCAGGAAGTGATGCGCCTGGTCGGCAACGACTGA
- a CDS encoding PH domain-containing protein, which translates to MASYVEQALTRGESVLHLGRTSWWSLSGYLVLGVVLLPVGVGLILLALAWVKQRSTELAVTNKRVITKFGFIQRDTVELNIQKVESVQVQQGIMGRMLDFGTIVIAGGGSPQAPVPGISDPMGFRRAFLEAQETALKERATPASPE; encoded by the coding sequence ATGGCTTCGTATGTCGAACAGGCGCTGACCCGTGGCGAATCCGTCCTGCACCTCGGCCGTACCAGTTGGTGGTCGCTGTCCGGCTACCTGGTCCTCGGGGTGGTCCTGCTCCCGGTCGGCGTCGGGCTGATCCTGCTCGCGCTGGCCTGGGTGAAGCAGCGCAGTACCGAACTGGCTGTCACCAACAAGCGGGTCATCACCAAGTTCGGCTTCATCCAGCGCGACACCGTGGAGCTGAACATCCAGAAGGTCGAAAGCGTCCAGGTACAGCAGGGCATCATGGGCCGCATGCTCGACTTCGGTACGATCGTGATCGCCGGCGGTGGCAGCCCGCAGGCGCCGGTACCGGGCATCAGCGACCCGATGGGGTTCCGCCGCGCGTTCCTCGAAGCCCAGGAGACGGCGCTGAAGGAACGCGCCACGCCAGCCTCACCCGAGTGA
- a CDS encoding NIPSNAP family protein, whose translation MIYEVRTYDIKGGSQAEVERRFGEAYEKRKKFSELAAFFHTEIGPLNQIIHIWPYADMEERAKVRAAAIADKTWPPDIKDFIVAQRSEIFIPFAFSPPIRPGKYGPIFEMRTYTYPSGKLPLLMDNWEKAIPERSTLSPCLAMWYSDLGALNKFMHIWPYASMNDRMETRAKAVAGGSWPPSAKAKKDGREAVNYLAQENKIVMPAAFSPVQ comes from the coding sequence ATGATCTACGAAGTGCGGACCTACGACATCAAGGGCGGCTCGCAGGCGGAAGTGGAACGGCGATTCGGGGAAGCCTACGAGAAGCGGAAGAAGTTCTCGGAGCTGGCTGCGTTCTTCCACACCGAGATCGGGCCGCTGAACCAGATCATCCATATCTGGCCCTACGCGGACATGGAGGAGCGTGCGAAGGTCCGTGCCGCGGCGATCGCGGACAAGACCTGGCCGCCGGACATCAAGGATTTCATCGTCGCGCAGCGCTCCGAGATCTTCATCCCGTTCGCGTTCTCGCCGCCGATCAGGCCGGGCAAGTACGGTCCGATCTTCGAGATGCGCACCTATACCTACCCCTCGGGCAAGCTCCCGCTGCTGATGGACAACTGGGAGAAGGCGATCCCCGAGCGCAGCACGCTTTCGCCCTGCCTCGCCATGTGGTACTCCGACCTGGGTGCGCTGAACAAGTTCATGCATATCTGGCCGTACGCGTCGATGAACGACCGGATGGAGACCCGCGCGAAGGCCGTCGCCGGTGGTTCGTGGCCTCCGAGTGCCAAGGCGAAAAAGGACGGCCGCGAGGCAGTGAACTATCTGGCGCAGGAGAACAAGATCGTGATGCCGGCGGCGTTCTCGCCGGTGCAGTAA
- the mutY gene encoding A/G-specific adenine glycosylase, which yields MRTADRMDDSGSFAVRLVEWQRRAGRSGLPWQGTRDPYRIWLSEIMLQQTQVSTVIPYYLRFLERFSDVDALAAAPLDDVLAAWSGLGYYSRARCLHRAARQVIEQHGGRFPDDFDAVLALPGIGRSTAGAICAFAFGQRHPILDGNVKRVLARHAGIEGWAGEPAVLAALWAESTARLPPVVAGGAAGGVAGGHPDIGTYTQALMDLGAGPCARSRPRCGECPVSADCTAHVSGRTDAIPAPRPKREIPRRTSVVWLLVDREHGVLLERRPPSGIWGGLWSLPESIDAQVEARIRASDAALQALAPIEHAFTHFRLRIEPMLVRMHLVEGQGPAVTAQAGEPGRRWVAFEQLEAVALPAPVRTLLEALRAGGQGVQPSLPGLR from the coding sequence ATGAGAACGGCCGATCGCATGGACGACTCAGGCAGCTTCGCTGTGCGACTCGTCGAGTGGCAGCGCCGCGCGGGCCGCAGCGGGCTGCCCTGGCAGGGCACCCGCGACCCCTACCGGATCTGGCTGTCGGAGATCATGCTGCAGCAGACGCAGGTATCGACGGTGATCCCGTACTACCTGCGCTTCCTGGAGCGGTTTTCCGATGTCGATGCCCTGGCGGCTGCGCCGCTCGATGACGTGCTCGCAGCCTGGAGCGGGCTCGGGTACTACTCGCGCGCGCGCTGCCTGCACCGCGCCGCGCGGCAGGTGATCGAGCAGCACGGCGGCCGGTTCCCCGACGATTTCGACGCCGTACTCGCGCTGCCCGGCATCGGCCGTTCGACGGCCGGCGCGATCTGCGCCTTCGCCTTCGGCCAGCGGCACCCGATACTGGACGGTAACGTGAAGCGCGTGCTCGCCCGGCATGCCGGCATCGAGGGCTGGGCCGGGGAGCCTGCGGTGCTCGCCGCGCTGTGGGCGGAGTCGACCGCGCGCCTGCCGCCGGTTGTTGCGGGCGGCGCGGCCGGTGGCGTGGCTGGCGGGCATCCGGACATCGGTACCTACACCCAGGCACTGATGGACCTGGGTGCCGGTCCGTGTGCACGCAGCCGTCCGCGCTGCGGTGAATGCCCGGTGTCGGCCGACTGTACGGCGCACGTGTCGGGACGCACCGACGCGATCCCGGCGCCCCGCCCGAAGCGCGAGATCCCCCGCCGTACGAGCGTGGTCTGGCTGCTCGTCGACCGCGAGCACGGCGTGCTGCTCGAACGCCGCCCGCCCAGCGGCATCTGGGGCGGGCTGTGGAGCCTGCCGGAATCGATCGATGCACAGGTAGAGGCGCGCATCCGCGCGAGCGACGCCGCGCTGCAGGCGCTGGCGCCGATCGAGCATGCGTTCACGCATTTCCGCCTGCGCATCGAACCGATGCTGGTACGCATGCACCTGGTGGAGGGACAGGGTCCCGCAGTGACCGCGCAGGCCGGAGAGCCCGGTCGGCGCTGGGTCGCGTTCGAGCAACTGGAAGCGGTCGCGCTGCCGGCACCCGTGCGCACGTTGCTGGAGGCGCTGCGTGCCGGCGGGCAGGGTGTGCAGCCGTCACTGCCCGGCCTTCGATGA